The following are encoded together in the Lathyrus oleraceus cultivar Zhongwan6 chromosome 3, CAAS_Psat_ZW6_1.0, whole genome shotgun sequence genome:
- the LOC127125988 gene encoding uncharacterized protein LOC127125988 isoform X1 — translation MSPCRKRNMRLYISASDKTLGSMLCQEDENGVERAIYYLSRVLNDAETRYSIIEKLCLCVYFSCIKLKHYIKPVDVYISSHFDVIKYMLSKSILHSRIGKWALALTEYSLKYLPLKAVKGQVVADFIADHSINEDVEYVELEPWKLYFDGSSHKNGTGVGMLIISPEKIPTKFKYKVESLCSNNEAEYEALIAGLEILLKLGATRVEIMGDSELVIKQLTKEYKCVKENLIMYFVIANRLLKAFDNVVFRHIPRLENQEANDLAQLASGYKVSKEKLEEAIEVRRGVVSTRLSPSDLESIRLGYGDEENFEIFNIDDSGITDWRKPVKDYLQDPNQKAERKVKYRALSYVLLGNELFKKTAEGVLLKCLSEDEAYVALSNVHSGACGAHQAGHKMKWLLFRQGMYWPTMLKDCVEFAKGCQECQVHACIPHVPASELHSIIKPWPFRGWALDLIGEIRPASSKGQRYILVGIDYFTKWTEAIPLANVDQEAVIDFIQKYIIYRFGIPETITTDQGSVFTGKNMQKFAQETGFKLLTSTPYYAQANGQVEAANKVVINLIKKHVGKKPRNWHKTLDQALWACRTSPKEATNSTPFKLTYGHDAVLPVEIYLQSVRVQRHHEISSDTYWSMMMDELVDLDEERLRALDLIRRQKRRVERFYNKRVRSKTFLISDLVWKVILPMDRKDKLMGKWSPKWEGPFQVLRTFSNGAYEIEEIEKDKRILRINGKYLKKYKPILQEVKIVTE, via the coding sequence atgtctccttgcagaaaaagaaatatgagattgtacatttcggcatcagacaaaacattaggaagtatgttgtgtcaagaagatgagaatggcgtcgaaagggccatttattatctcagtagagtcctgaacgatgccgaaactagatatagcattatagaaaagttatgcctgtgtgtatatttctcttgtattAAACTAAAGCATTACATAAAACCTGTCGATGTatatatttcttcccatttcgacgtaataaaatatatgttatctaaatctattttgcatagtcgaattggaaagtgggctttagctttaacagaatactctttgaaatatctgcctttaaaagcagtgaaaggacaagtggtcgctgatttTATAGCGGACCACTCTATAAACGAAGACGTAGAATACGTCGAACTGGAACCTTGGAAACTGtacttcgacggttccagtcataaaaacggaactggcgttgggatgttgattatttctcctgaaaaaattccaacaaaattcaagtacaaagttgaaagtctgtgttcaaataatgaagcagaatacgaagctttgatcgccggacttgaaatcttgttgaaattgggggcaacaagagtcgaaataatgggtgattccgaactggtaataaagcagttgacgaaagagtataagtgcgtgaaagaaaatttgatcatgtactttgtaatagccaatagacttctcaaggcGTTCGACAATGTCGTCTTCAGACACATTCCTAggttggagaatcaagaagcgaatgatcttgctcaactagcgtccggatacaaggtgtcgaaggaaaagttagaagaagccatcgaaGTCAGAAGAGGAGTCGTATCCACTAGGTTATCCCCATCAGATctagagtcaataagattaggatacggtgacgaagaaaacttcgagatattcaacatagatgattcaggaataacagactggagaaagcctgtcaaagattatctacaagacccaaatcagaaagcagaaagaaaggtaaaatacagagctttgagttacgtacttttgggaaatgaattgttcaaaaagactgcagaaggagtttTGTTGAAATGCCTGAGTGAGGACGAAGCCTACGTAGCCTTGTCGAatgtacacagtggagcgtgtggcgcgcaccaagcaggtcacaaaatgaagtggcttttatttcgacaaggaatgtattggccaacaatgctgaaagattgtgtcgaattcgcaaaaggttgtcaggaatgtcaagtacatgcatGCATACCTCACgtccctgcaagtgagttgcactcaattataaaaccttggccattcagaggatgggcgttggacttgatcggggagattcgaccagcttcctcaaaagggcaaaggtacattttggttgggatagactatttcacaaaatggaccgaagccataccattggcgaatgtggatcaagaagcagtcatagactttatccaaaaatacataatctacagatttgggatacctgagacaataacaacagatcaaggatctgtgttcaccggtaaaaacatgcagaagtttgcacaagaaacaggttttaagctccttacttcgacaccttactacgctcaagcaaatgggcaggttgaagcagccaacaaggtagtgataaacttgattaagaagcatgtggggaaaaaacctagaaattggcataagactttggatcaagccttgtgggcttgtcgaacgtcccccaaagaggcaacgaattcgactccattcaagttgacttacggacatgatgcagttttgccagtcgaaatatatctgcagtcagttagagtgcaaaggcatcatgaaatctcatcagatacatattggagtatgatgatggacgaactagttgacttagacgaagaaaggctgcgcgcgctagacctaataagaagacaaaagaGGAGAGTCGAAAGATTTTACAACAAGAGAGTGAGATCCAAAACCTTCTTAATAAGTGATCTTgtgtggaaagtaatccttcctatggatcgaaaagataaattaatgggaaagtggtctcctaaatgggaaggacctttccaggTTTTGAGAACATTCTCAAACGGCGCGTATGAAAtagaagaaatagagaaggataagagaatcctaagaataaatggcaagtatttgaaaaaatataagcctatattgcaggaagtaaaaatagtaacagaataa